From one Ctenopharyngodon idella isolate HZGC_01 chromosome 15, HZGC01, whole genome shotgun sequence genomic stretch:
- the limk1a gene encoding LIM domain kinase 1a isoform X2, which yields MQLSSRATRFFLDKQCSDMSDPPEAHQTVRALRRQMISCRNQRYRRVKGRKCCECGASLSHWYYEKDGRLFCKKDYWAKFGELCHGCSEPITTGLIMVAGEQKYHPECFTCLNCRAFIGDGDTYALVERSKLYCGHCYYRTIVTPVTLPDSPCSRIPHTVTLVSIPASTDGKRGLSVSIDQGSSPNGYSPEHKPTVRVSQVDPECISPDVKNSIHVGDRILEINGTPIQNVPLDEIDLLIQETSRLLQLTIEHDPHDHSSSEDQVDGPTPPSEGPSPITPITRPPSQDINNLRSRIITRSYSIDKSPCSSNTPSPLSLRKDIGRSESLRVVTNRTHRIFRASDLIHGEVLGKGCFGQAIKVTHRETGEVMVMKELIRFDEETQMTFLKEVKVMRCLDHPNVLKFIGVLYKDKRLNFIAEYIKGGTLRDIIKNMDSNYPWKQRVSFAKDIASGMAYLHSMNIIHRDLNSHNCLVRENNSVVVADFGLSRLMVEDKNQDKLSSGPIPGVKKPDRRKRYTVVGNPYWMAPEMIHGKSYDEKVDIFSFGIMLCEIIGRVNADPDYLPRAMDFGLNVKGFLDDYCPSDCPPSFFPMAVLCCDLDAEKRPAFVKLESWLENLKMHLEMGLHLVSELELIHQDFCQKHSSSKNGLHTHPEQPE from the exons GTGTTGTGAGTGCGGGGCGTCTCTCTCACACTGGTACTATGAGAAGGACGGGCGTCTCTTCTGTAAGAAGGACTACTGGGCTAAATTCGGGGAGTTGTGTCATGGCTGTTCAGAGCCCATCACCACCGGACTCATCATG GTGGCTGGAGAGCAGAAGTATCACCCAGAATGCTTCACCTGTCTGAATTGTCGAGCGTTCATCGGTGATGGAGACACGTATGCGCTGGTGGAGCGCTCCAAACTTTACTG TGGACACTGTTATTACCGGACTATCGTGACTCCGGTCACCCTGCCTGACTCGCCGTGCTCCAGGATTCCTCACACGGTCACGCTAGTGTCTATTCCCGCCTCCACCGATGGGAAGCGAGGTCTTTCCGTGTCTATCGATCAGGGTTCCAGTCCCAACGGCTACAGCCCCGAACACAAGCCCACCGTCAGAGTCTCACA GGTGGACCCAGAGTGCATCAGTCCAGATGTCAAGAACTCCATTCATGTTGGTGATCGGATCCTAGAGATCAATGGAACACCGATTCAGAACGTTCCTCTGGACGAG attgATTTGCTGATCCAGGAGACCAGTCGCCTGCTGCAGCTGACCATTGAACATGACCCTCATGATCACAGCTCTTCAGAGGATCAGGTGGACGGCCCCACACCCCCATCCGAGGGCCCCAGTCCCATCACGCCCATCACACGGCCGCCCAGCCAGGACATCAACAACCTGCGCTCACGCATAATCAC GCGCAGCTACAGTATCGATAAATCGCCGTGCTCCAGTAACACGCCGTCTCCACTGTCTCTGAGGAAGGACATCGGCCGCTCGGAGTCGCTGCGCGTCGTGACCAACCGCACACACAGAATATTCAGAGCCTCCGATCTGATCCATGGAGAGGTTCTGGGGAAGGGCTGCTTCGGACAGGCCATAAAG GTGACTCACAGAGAGACGGGCGAGGTGATGGTGATGAAGGAGCTCATTCGTTTCGATGAGGAAACACAGATGACCTTCCTCAAAGAG gtgaAGGTGATGAGATGTTTGGACCATCCCAATGTGCTGAAGTTTATTGGCGTCCTCTACAAAGACAAACGGCTCAACTTCATCGCTGAGTACATCAAAGGAGGAACACTGAGAGACATCATCAAGAACATG GACAGTAATTATCCATGGAAACAGAGAGTGAGTTTTGCCAAGGATATTGCCTCTGGGATG GCCTACCTGCACTCCATGAACATCATCCATCGAGATCTCAACTCACACAACTGTCTGGTCAGAGAG AATAACAGTGTTGTTGTGGCGGACTTCGGACTGTCCCGGCTTATGGTGGAGGACAAGAACCAGGACAAACTATCTTCTGGACCTATCCCGGGCGTCAAGAAACCCGACAGGAGAAAGAGATACACTGTGGTGGGAAACCCATACTGGATGGCTCCCGAAATGATTCACG GAAAGAGCTATGATGAGAAGGTGGACATCTTCTCCTTCGGCATCATGCTGTGTGAG ATTATAGGGCGAGTCAACGCTGATCCTGACTACCTGCCCCGGGCCATGGATTTCGGGCTGAACGTGAAAGGCTTTTTGGACGATTACTGCCCCTCGGACTGTCCGCCCTCTTTCTTCCCCATGGCGGTGCTTTGCTGTGATCTGGACGCAGAGAAACG GCCTGCATTTGTGAAGCTGGAGTCGTGGCTGGAGAACCTGAAGATGCATCTGGAGATGGGCCTGCATCTGGTCTCAGAGCTCGAGCTCATTCATCAAGACTTCTGTCAGAAACACTCGAGCAGCAAGAACGGGCTTCACACGCACCCAGAGCAGCCCGAGTGA
- the limk1a gene encoding LIM domain kinase 1a isoform X3 gives MAFWHRRGRCCECGASLSHWYYEKDGRLFCKKDYWAKFGELCHGCSEPITTGLIMVAGEQKYHPECFTCLNCRAFIGDGDTYALVERSKLYCGHCYYRTIVTPVTLPDSPCSRIPHTVTLVSIPASTDGKRGLSVSIDQGSSPNGYSPEHKPTVRVSQVDPECISPDVKNSIHVGDRILEINGTPIQNVPLDEIDLLIQETSRLLQLTIEHDPHDHSSSEDQVDGPTPPSEGPSPITPITRPPSQDINNLRSRIITRSYSIDKSPCSSNTPSPLSLRKDIGRSESLRVVTNRTHRIFRASDLIHGEVLGKGCFGQAIKVTHRETGEVMVMKELIRFDEETQMTFLKEVKVMRCLDHPNVLKFIGVLYKDKRLNFIAEYIKGGTLRDIIKNMDSNYPWKQRVSFAKDIASGMAYLHSMNIIHRDLNSHNCLVRENNSVVVADFGLSRLMVEDKNQDKLSSGPIPGVKKPDRRKRYTVVGNPYWMAPEMIHGKSYDEKVDIFSFGIMLCEIIGRVNADPDYLPRAMDFGLNVKGFLDDYCPSDCPPSFFPMAVLCCDLDAEKRPAFVKLESWLENLKMHLEMGLHLVSELELIHQDFCQKHSSSKNGLHTHPEQPE, from the exons GTGTTGTGAGTGCGGGGCGTCTCTCTCACACTGGTACTATGAGAAGGACGGGCGTCTCTTCTGTAAGAAGGACTACTGGGCTAAATTCGGGGAGTTGTGTCATGGCTGTTCAGAGCCCATCACCACCGGACTCATCATG GTGGCTGGAGAGCAGAAGTATCACCCAGAATGCTTCACCTGTCTGAATTGTCGAGCGTTCATCGGTGATGGAGACACGTATGCGCTGGTGGAGCGCTCCAAACTTTACTG TGGACACTGTTATTACCGGACTATCGTGACTCCGGTCACCCTGCCTGACTCGCCGTGCTCCAGGATTCCTCACACGGTCACGCTAGTGTCTATTCCCGCCTCCACCGATGGGAAGCGAGGTCTTTCCGTGTCTATCGATCAGGGTTCCAGTCCCAACGGCTACAGCCCCGAACACAAGCCCACCGTCAGAGTCTCACA GGTGGACCCAGAGTGCATCAGTCCAGATGTCAAGAACTCCATTCATGTTGGTGATCGGATCCTAGAGATCAATGGAACACCGATTCAGAACGTTCCTCTGGACGAG attgATTTGCTGATCCAGGAGACCAGTCGCCTGCTGCAGCTGACCATTGAACATGACCCTCATGATCACAGCTCTTCAGAGGATCAGGTGGACGGCCCCACACCCCCATCCGAGGGCCCCAGTCCCATCACGCCCATCACACGGCCGCCCAGCCAGGACATCAACAACCTGCGCTCACGCATAATCAC GCGCAGCTACAGTATCGATAAATCGCCGTGCTCCAGTAACACGCCGTCTCCACTGTCTCTGAGGAAGGACATCGGCCGCTCGGAGTCGCTGCGCGTCGTGACCAACCGCACACACAGAATATTCAGAGCCTCCGATCTGATCCATGGAGAGGTTCTGGGGAAGGGCTGCTTCGGACAGGCCATAAAG GTGACTCACAGAGAGACGGGCGAGGTGATGGTGATGAAGGAGCTCATTCGTTTCGATGAGGAAACACAGATGACCTTCCTCAAAGAG gtgaAGGTGATGAGATGTTTGGACCATCCCAATGTGCTGAAGTTTATTGGCGTCCTCTACAAAGACAAACGGCTCAACTTCATCGCTGAGTACATCAAAGGAGGAACACTGAGAGACATCATCAAGAACATG GACAGTAATTATCCATGGAAACAGAGAGTGAGTTTTGCCAAGGATATTGCCTCTGGGATG GCCTACCTGCACTCCATGAACATCATCCATCGAGATCTCAACTCACACAACTGTCTGGTCAGAGAG AATAACAGTGTTGTTGTGGCGGACTTCGGACTGTCCCGGCTTATGGTGGAGGACAAGAACCAGGACAAACTATCTTCTGGACCTATCCCGGGCGTCAAGAAACCCGACAGGAGAAAGAGATACACTGTGGTGGGAAACCCATACTGGATGGCTCCCGAAATGATTCACG GAAAGAGCTATGATGAGAAGGTGGACATCTTCTCCTTCGGCATCATGCTGTGTGAG ATTATAGGGCGAGTCAACGCTGATCCTGACTACCTGCCCCGGGCCATGGATTTCGGGCTGAACGTGAAAGGCTTTTTGGACGATTACTGCCCCTCGGACTGTCCGCCCTCTTTCTTCCCCATGGCGGTGCTTTGCTGTGATCTGGACGCAGAGAAACG GCCTGCATTTGTGAAGCTGGAGTCGTGGCTGGAGAACCTGAAGATGCATCTGGAGATGGGCCTGCATCTGGTCTCAGAGCTCGAGCTCATTCATCAAGACTTCTGTCAGAAACACTCGAGCAGCAAGAACGGGCTTCACACGCACCCAGAGCAGCCCGAGTGA
- the limk1a gene encoding LIM domain kinase 1a isoform X4 gives MFGDVFYWGFCCLKLWKRDKKVAGEQKYHPECFTCLNCRAFIGDGDTYALVERSKLYCGHCYYRTIVTPVTLPDSPCSRIPHTVTLVSIPASTDGKRGLSVSIDQGSSPNGYSPEHKPTVRVSQVDPECISPDVKNSIHVGDRILEINGTPIQNVPLDEIDLLIQETSRLLQLTIEHDPHDHSSSEDQVDGPTPPSEGPSPITPITRPPSQDINNLRSRIITRSYSIDKSPCSSNTPSPLSLRKDIGRSESLRVVTNRTHRIFRASDLIHGEVLGKGCFGQAIKVTHRETGEVMVMKELIRFDEETQMTFLKEVKVMRCLDHPNVLKFIGVLYKDKRLNFIAEYIKGGTLRDIIKNMDSNYPWKQRVSFAKDIASGMAYLHSMNIIHRDLNSHNCLVRENNSVVVADFGLSRLMVEDKNQDKLSSGPIPGVKKPDRRKRYTVVGNPYWMAPEMIHGKSYDEKVDIFSFGIMLCEIIGRVNADPDYLPRAMDFGLNVKGFLDDYCPSDCPPSFFPMAVLCCDLDAEKRPAFVKLESWLENLKMHLEMGLHLVSELELIHQDFCQKHSSSKNGLHTHPEQPE, from the exons ATGTTCGGCGATGTGTTTTACTGGGGCTTCTGCTGTCTGAAACTCTGGAAGAGAGACAAGAAG GTGGCTGGAGAGCAGAAGTATCACCCAGAATGCTTCACCTGTCTGAATTGTCGAGCGTTCATCGGTGATGGAGACACGTATGCGCTGGTGGAGCGCTCCAAACTTTACTG TGGACACTGTTATTACCGGACTATCGTGACTCCGGTCACCCTGCCTGACTCGCCGTGCTCCAGGATTCCTCACACGGTCACGCTAGTGTCTATTCCCGCCTCCACCGATGGGAAGCGAGGTCTTTCCGTGTCTATCGATCAGGGTTCCAGTCCCAACGGCTACAGCCCCGAACACAAGCCCACCGTCAGAGTCTCACA GGTGGACCCAGAGTGCATCAGTCCAGATGTCAAGAACTCCATTCATGTTGGTGATCGGATCCTAGAGATCAATGGAACACCGATTCAGAACGTTCCTCTGGACGAG attgATTTGCTGATCCAGGAGACCAGTCGCCTGCTGCAGCTGACCATTGAACATGACCCTCATGATCACAGCTCTTCAGAGGATCAGGTGGACGGCCCCACACCCCCATCCGAGGGCCCCAGTCCCATCACGCCCATCACACGGCCGCCCAGCCAGGACATCAACAACCTGCGCTCACGCATAATCAC GCGCAGCTACAGTATCGATAAATCGCCGTGCTCCAGTAACACGCCGTCTCCACTGTCTCTGAGGAAGGACATCGGCCGCTCGGAGTCGCTGCGCGTCGTGACCAACCGCACACACAGAATATTCAGAGCCTCCGATCTGATCCATGGAGAGGTTCTGGGGAAGGGCTGCTTCGGACAGGCCATAAAG GTGACTCACAGAGAGACGGGCGAGGTGATGGTGATGAAGGAGCTCATTCGTTTCGATGAGGAAACACAGATGACCTTCCTCAAAGAG gtgaAGGTGATGAGATGTTTGGACCATCCCAATGTGCTGAAGTTTATTGGCGTCCTCTACAAAGACAAACGGCTCAACTTCATCGCTGAGTACATCAAAGGAGGAACACTGAGAGACATCATCAAGAACATG GACAGTAATTATCCATGGAAACAGAGAGTGAGTTTTGCCAAGGATATTGCCTCTGGGATG GCCTACCTGCACTCCATGAACATCATCCATCGAGATCTCAACTCACACAACTGTCTGGTCAGAGAG AATAACAGTGTTGTTGTGGCGGACTTCGGACTGTCCCGGCTTATGGTGGAGGACAAGAACCAGGACAAACTATCTTCTGGACCTATCCCGGGCGTCAAGAAACCCGACAGGAGAAAGAGATACACTGTGGTGGGAAACCCATACTGGATGGCTCCCGAAATGATTCACG GAAAGAGCTATGATGAGAAGGTGGACATCTTCTCCTTCGGCATCATGCTGTGTGAG ATTATAGGGCGAGTCAACGCTGATCCTGACTACCTGCCCCGGGCCATGGATTTCGGGCTGAACGTGAAAGGCTTTTTGGACGATTACTGCCCCTCGGACTGTCCGCCCTCTTTCTTCCCCATGGCGGTGCTTTGCTGTGATCTGGACGCAGAGAAACG GCCTGCATTTGTGAAGCTGGAGTCGTGGCTGGAGAACCTGAAGATGCATCTGGAGATGGGCCTGCATCTGGTCTCAGAGCTCGAGCTCATTCATCAAGACTTCTGTCAGAAACACTCGAGCAGCAAGAACGGGCTTCACACGCACCCAGAGCAGCCCGAGTGA
- the limk1a gene encoding LIM domain kinase 1a isoform X1, whose amino-acid sequence MRLMLLCCTWKDERMGEEEAGGRLPECAGCRQHIYDEQYLQALDTDWHTLCFRCCECGASLSHWYYEKDGRLFCKKDYWAKFGELCHGCSEPITTGLIMVAGEQKYHPECFTCLNCRAFIGDGDTYALVERSKLYCGHCYYRTIVTPVTLPDSPCSRIPHTVTLVSIPASTDGKRGLSVSIDQGSSPNGYSPEHKPTVRVSQVDPECISPDVKNSIHVGDRILEINGTPIQNVPLDEIDLLIQETSRLLQLTIEHDPHDHSSSEDQVDGPTPPSEGPSPITPITRPPSQDINNLRSRIITRSYSIDKSPCSSNTPSPLSLRKDIGRSESLRVVTNRTHRIFRASDLIHGEVLGKGCFGQAIKVTHRETGEVMVMKELIRFDEETQMTFLKEVKVMRCLDHPNVLKFIGVLYKDKRLNFIAEYIKGGTLRDIIKNMDSNYPWKQRVSFAKDIASGMAYLHSMNIIHRDLNSHNCLVRENNSVVVADFGLSRLMVEDKNQDKLSSGPIPGVKKPDRRKRYTVVGNPYWMAPEMIHGKSYDEKVDIFSFGIMLCEIIGRVNADPDYLPRAMDFGLNVKGFLDDYCPSDCPPSFFPMAVLCCDLDAEKRPAFVKLESWLENLKMHLEMGLHLVSELELIHQDFCQKHSSSKNGLHTHPEQPE is encoded by the exons GTGTTGTGAGTGCGGGGCGTCTCTCTCACACTGGTACTATGAGAAGGACGGGCGTCTCTTCTGTAAGAAGGACTACTGGGCTAAATTCGGGGAGTTGTGTCATGGCTGTTCAGAGCCCATCACCACCGGACTCATCATG GTGGCTGGAGAGCAGAAGTATCACCCAGAATGCTTCACCTGTCTGAATTGTCGAGCGTTCATCGGTGATGGAGACACGTATGCGCTGGTGGAGCGCTCCAAACTTTACTG TGGACACTGTTATTACCGGACTATCGTGACTCCGGTCACCCTGCCTGACTCGCCGTGCTCCAGGATTCCTCACACGGTCACGCTAGTGTCTATTCCCGCCTCCACCGATGGGAAGCGAGGTCTTTCCGTGTCTATCGATCAGGGTTCCAGTCCCAACGGCTACAGCCCCGAACACAAGCCCACCGTCAGAGTCTCACA GGTGGACCCAGAGTGCATCAGTCCAGATGTCAAGAACTCCATTCATGTTGGTGATCGGATCCTAGAGATCAATGGAACACCGATTCAGAACGTTCCTCTGGACGAG attgATTTGCTGATCCAGGAGACCAGTCGCCTGCTGCAGCTGACCATTGAACATGACCCTCATGATCACAGCTCTTCAGAGGATCAGGTGGACGGCCCCACACCCCCATCCGAGGGCCCCAGTCCCATCACGCCCATCACACGGCCGCCCAGCCAGGACATCAACAACCTGCGCTCACGCATAATCAC GCGCAGCTACAGTATCGATAAATCGCCGTGCTCCAGTAACACGCCGTCTCCACTGTCTCTGAGGAAGGACATCGGCCGCTCGGAGTCGCTGCGCGTCGTGACCAACCGCACACACAGAATATTCAGAGCCTCCGATCTGATCCATGGAGAGGTTCTGGGGAAGGGCTGCTTCGGACAGGCCATAAAG GTGACTCACAGAGAGACGGGCGAGGTGATGGTGATGAAGGAGCTCATTCGTTTCGATGAGGAAACACAGATGACCTTCCTCAAAGAG gtgaAGGTGATGAGATGTTTGGACCATCCCAATGTGCTGAAGTTTATTGGCGTCCTCTACAAAGACAAACGGCTCAACTTCATCGCTGAGTACATCAAAGGAGGAACACTGAGAGACATCATCAAGAACATG GACAGTAATTATCCATGGAAACAGAGAGTGAGTTTTGCCAAGGATATTGCCTCTGGGATG GCCTACCTGCACTCCATGAACATCATCCATCGAGATCTCAACTCACACAACTGTCTGGTCAGAGAG AATAACAGTGTTGTTGTGGCGGACTTCGGACTGTCCCGGCTTATGGTGGAGGACAAGAACCAGGACAAACTATCTTCTGGACCTATCCCGGGCGTCAAGAAACCCGACAGGAGAAAGAGATACACTGTGGTGGGAAACCCATACTGGATGGCTCCCGAAATGATTCACG GAAAGAGCTATGATGAGAAGGTGGACATCTTCTCCTTCGGCATCATGCTGTGTGAG ATTATAGGGCGAGTCAACGCTGATCCTGACTACCTGCCCCGGGCCATGGATTTCGGGCTGAACGTGAAAGGCTTTTTGGACGATTACTGCCCCTCGGACTGTCCGCCCTCTTTCTTCCCCATGGCGGTGCTTTGCTGTGATCTGGACGCAGAGAAACG GCCTGCATTTGTGAAGCTGGAGTCGTGGCTGGAGAACCTGAAGATGCATCTGGAGATGGGCCTGCATCTGGTCTCAGAGCTCGAGCTCATTCATCAAGACTTCTGTCAGAAACACTCGAGCAGCAAGAACGGGCTTCACACGCACCCAGAGCAGCCCGAGTGA